The following are encoded in a window of Pseudalgibacter alginicilyticus genomic DNA:
- a CDS encoding LUD domain-containing protein, with translation MSLFRKLFGSKPDQEKEEIKSIDRGKYMPEIKIPIDERFTINFKANGGKFLYCEDLDETFESLQNIIEENHWQAKETLIFDENLKDKFKKSNLSTTKKTNDSTFFLTTCENLIANDGSLLICSNQILEKKLMELPDNFIVFATTSQIVENIGEGLRGIKSKNKQTIPTNITTIKHFKSGDDKDFLSYGSSSKNLYLLLLEDY, from the coding sequence ATGAGTCTTTTTAGAAAATTATTTGGTTCAAAACCGGATCAAGAAAAAGAAGAAATTAAATCTATTGATAGAGGCAAATACATGCCTGAAATCAAGATACCCATTGATGAACGGTTTACTATTAATTTTAAGGCTAATGGAGGTAAATTTCTATACTGTGAAGATTTAGACGAAACCTTTGAGAGTCTTCAAAATATCATAGAGGAGAACCATTGGCAGGCTAAAGAAACTCTTATTTTTGATGAAAATCTTAAAGACAAATTTAAAAAATCAAATTTAAGTACAACTAAAAAAACTAATGATTCTACTTTTTTCCTTACAACCTGTGAAAATTTAATAGCAAATGATGGCTCGCTATTAATCTGTTCAAATCAAATATTAGAAAAAAAATTGATGGAACTTCCCGATAATTTTATTGTTTTTGCAACTACCAGTCAGATTGTAGAAAACATAGGTGAAGGCCTTCGAGGAATTAAATCAAAAAACAAACAAACCATTCCTACAAATATTACAACTATTAAGCATTTTAAATCTGGAGACGACAAAGATTTTTTAAGCTATGGCAGTAGTTCCAAAAACTTATACCTACTACTTTTAGAAGACTATTAA
- a CDS encoding phosphatidylserine decarboxylase family protein, protein MFHKEGHKIILVTFGIVVAAFLLVDHLIPIKWLSTTIMIVLLIFLILILQFFRNPKRKTTLNDLQVIAPVDGKVVVIEEVEENEYFKDKRLQISVFMSPINVHVTRYPIGGKVVFSKYHPGKYLVAWHPKASEENERTTVVVENKSYGKVMHRQIAGALAKRIVNYAKVDDVAMQGSESGFIKFGSRVDLFLPLNSNVKVKLNQKVRGGESIIAEIHE, encoded by the coding sequence ATGTTTCATAAAGAAGGTCATAAAATTATATTAGTAACATTTGGCATTGTTGTGGCCGCTTTTTTATTGGTTGATCATTTAATTCCTATTAAATGGCTTAGCACTACTATCATGATTGTGCTATTAATCTTCTTGATTCTTATTTTACAATTTTTCAGAAATCCAAAACGGAAAACTACCTTAAATGATTTACAAGTAATAGCACCTGTTGATGGTAAAGTCGTTGTTATTGAAGAAGTTGAAGAAAATGAATATTTTAAAGATAAGCGCCTGCAGATAAGTGTATTTATGTCACCAATAAATGTACACGTAACTCGTTACCCTATAGGAGGCAAAGTAGTTTTTAGTAAATATCATCCAGGCAAATACTTAGTAGCTTGGCATCCAAAAGCCAGTGAAGAGAATGAACGAACCACTGTAGTAGTAGAAAACAAAAGCTACGGCAAAGTAATGCATAGACAAATAGCTGGTGCCTTAGCAAAACGCATTGTAAATTATGCTAAGGTAGATGATGTTGCCATGCAAGGGAGCGAATCTGGATTTATAAAGTTTGGTTCTAGAGTTGATTTATTTTTACCCTTAAACTCAAATGTTAAAGTAAAACTTAACCAAAAAGTTCGAGGTGGAGAAAGTATTATTGCCGAAATACATGAATAG
- a CDS encoding phosphatidate cytidylyltransferase yields the protein MKEILIRSFSGLIYVLLLIVSMQFEHALIILFFVFGLICMGEFTKLIQLKSKIPYIIFIVLYLAFGYWRFVSKEHLGLQEAIQILLVISIFVELFLIKDLFSIRTTPLFSSKQFIITTFYISSAFIFLILIANYFQPYNSNILLGSFILVWINDTFAFLVGKNYGKQKLFEKISPKKTVEGFLGGLFFSCIASYFIATFTQTLNFTYWLILSIIISVFGTLGDLIESKFKRNANVKDSGIIMPGHGGLLDRLDSIIFAAPFIYLFLRIIHYVS from the coding sequence ATGAAAGAAATTTTAATACGATCATTTTCTGGATTAATCTATGTGCTATTATTAATTGTTTCCATGCAATTTGAACATGCTTTGATTATCCTTTTTTTCGTATTTGGTCTTATATGTATGGGTGAGTTCACCAAACTTATTCAACTAAAAAGCAAAATTCCATATATTATTTTTATTGTTTTATATCTGGCTTTCGGTTACTGGCGATTTGTTTCTAAAGAACATCTAGGTCTGCAAGAAGCCATTCAAATACTTTTAGTTATCAGTATTTTTGTGGAACTTTTTTTAATAAAAGATTTATTCTCTATTAGAACCACTCCTCTATTTAGCTCCAAGCAATTTATTATTACAACATTTTATATATCCAGTGCCTTTATATTTTTAATACTGATTGCAAATTATTTTCAGCCATACAATTCAAACATTTTATTAGGTTCCTTTATACTTGTTTGGATTAATGATACCTTTGCTTTTTTAGTAGGAAAAAACTATGGCAAACAAAAGCTTTTTGAAAAAATTTCACCTAAAAAAACGGTAGAAGGCTTTCTTGGTGGATTATTTTTTTCCTGTATTGCCAGTTATTTTATTGCTACCTTTACACAAACATTAAACTTTACCTATTGGCTTATTTTAAGTATTATAATAAGTGTGTTTGGTACATTAGGCGATTTAATAGAATCTAAATTTAAGCGAAACGCTAATGTCAAAGACAGTGGTATCATTATGCCTGGGCATGGTGGTTTGCTTGATAGATTAGACAGTATTATATTTGCCGCACCGTTTATATATTTATTTTTAAGAATTATACATTATGTTTCATAA
- a CDS encoding acyl-CoA-binding protein: MNSEELNIEFQDAVSRINAHKEPFPADFLLRLYAYYKKATNDYGRPKSRTPIINAFKTNALFQIKNITQDEAKATYIELVNNYFLYRE, encoded by the coding sequence ATGAATAGTGAAGAATTAAACATAGAATTTCAAGATGCTGTAAGTCGTATTAATGCCCATAAAGAACCGTTTCCTGCGGATTTTTTACTTCGGTTATACGCATACTACAAAAAAGCAACTAATGATTACGGAAGGCCCAAAAGCAGAACTCCAATTATAAATGCTTTTAAAACAAATGCCCTTTTTCAAATAAAAAATATTACTCAAGACGAAGCAAAAGCTACTTATATTGAATTGGTTAACAATTATTTTTTGTATAGAGAATAA
- the carA gene encoding glutamine-hydrolyzing carbamoyl-phosphate synthase small subunit, with product MKYQKKQKAIILLADGTIFHGKAVGNKQGTAFGEVCFNTGMTGYQEIFTDPSYYGQLMVATNAHIGNYGTNADEVESDSIKISGLIVKNFSYDYSRDDADASLLDFLDKNNLLAISDVDTRALVSYIRDHGAMNAVISTDVDNLEGLKKQLADIPNMEGLELASKVSTKEPYYFGDENAKYKVAALDIGIKKNILRNIAKRDAYIKVFPYNAKFEDLEAFNPDGYFLSNGPGDPEPLVEAQEVAKEIIKRDLPLFGICLGHQVIAIANGISTYKMHNGHRGINHPVKNLITGKGEITSQNHGFAVNREETEVNPDIEISHVHLNDNTVAGLRMKNKNCFSVQYHPEASPGPHDASYLFDEFIENIKKSKN from the coding sequence ATGAAATATCAAAAAAAACAAAAGGCCATCATTCTCTTAGCAGATGGTACTATTTTTCACGGTAAAGCAGTAGGTAATAAACAAGGAACAGCATTTGGCGAAGTATGTTTTAATACCGGCATGACGGGATATCAAGAAATTTTTACAGACCCATCATACTATGGACAACTCATGGTAGCTACCAATGCTCACATTGGTAATTATGGTACTAATGCTGATGAAGTAGAATCTGATTCTATTAAAATTTCGGGTCTTATAGTAAAAAACTTTAGCTATGATTATTCTAGAGATGATGCAGATGCTTCACTTCTTGATTTTCTTGATAAAAATAATTTATTAGCAATTTCGGATGTTGACACGAGGGCTTTGGTAAGTTATATTAGAGATCACGGTGCTATGAATGCTGTTATATCTACGGATGTGGATAATCTTGAAGGATTAAAAAAACAATTAGCAGACATTCCTAATATGGAAGGCTTGGAGTTAGCATCAAAAGTATCCACCAAAGAACCTTATTATTTTGGAGATGAAAATGCCAAGTATAAAGTAGCTGCTTTAGATATTGGTATTAAAAAGAATATTCTTCGAAATATAGCTAAAAGAGATGCTTACATCAAGGTATTTCCGTATAACGCAAAATTTGAGGACTTAGAGGCATTTAACCCTGATGGTTATTTTTTATCTAATGGACCTGGAGATCCAGAACCTTTGGTTGAAGCTCAAGAAGTTGCAAAAGAAATTATAAAAAGAGATTTGCCTTTATTTGGTATTTGTTTAGGACATCAAGTGATAGCTATTGCTAATGGAATTTCAACTTATAAGATGCATAATGGACACAGAGGAATTAATCACCCTGTTAAAAATCTTATCACTGGAAAAGGAGAAATAACCTCTCAAAATCACGGGTTTGCTGTTAATAGAGAGGAAACAGAAGTTAATCCTGATATAGAGATATCGCATGTACATTTAAATGACAATACGGTAGCAGGATTACGTATGAAAAATAAAAATTGTTTTTCGGTACAATACCATCCAGAAGCAAGCCCAGGACCGCATGATGCTTCATATCTTTTTGATGAATTTATAGAGAATATCAAGAAAAGCAAAAACTAA
- the ftsH gene encoding ATP-dependent zinc metalloprotease FtsH → MANNKKNIKENKPKFSPYWIYGIIIAILIAMSVFGNNGYQEENLTNPTQFFQFVEDGDVAKVEIVNKRIAKVYLTKEAAEKEIHKKSKPSTLIPTTAQLPNYKFEFGDLQNFENQLDEIIKEQNLNLEPIYTTEENHLGDFLLGILPFILLIGVWIFIMRRMSGGAGGGAGGQIFNIGKSKAKLFDQNTEVKTTFKDVAGLEGAKEEVQEIVDFLKHPEKYTSLGGKIPKGALLVGPPGTGKTLLARAVAGEAKVPFFSLSGSDFVEMFVGVGASRVRDLFKQAKEKSPSIIFIDEIDAIGRARGKNAMSGSNDERENTLNQLLTEMDGFGTNTNVIVLAATNRADILDKALMRAGRFDRQIYVDLPDIRERKEIFEVHLRPLKKAKDLDTEFLSKQTPGFSGADIANVCNEAALIAARNNKKAVDKQDFLDAVDRIIGGLEKKNKIITPSEKKAVAFHEAGHATVSWMLEHAAPLVKVTIVPRGRSLGAAWYLPEERLIVRPEQMLDEMCAALGGRAAEKVIFNKISTGALSDLEKVTKQARAMVTIYGLSDKIGNLTYYDSGQSEYGFTKPYSEQTAELIDKEISDIIENQYKRAVKLLEDNKDKLTELANVLLEKEVIFKDNLEKIFGERAFKKEEQIDIKVPKE, encoded by the coding sequence ATGGCAAACAATAAAAAAAACATAAAAGAAAACAAGCCTAAGTTTAGTCCATATTGGATTTACGGAATCATCATTGCTATATTAATAGCAATGTCTGTTTTTGGAAACAACGGCTATCAAGAGGAAAACTTAACAAACCCTACACAATTTTTTCAATTTGTAGAAGATGGAGACGTAGCAAAAGTTGAAATTGTAAACAAGCGTATTGCAAAAGTATATCTTACCAAGGAAGCTGCAGAAAAAGAAATCCATAAAAAGTCAAAACCCTCTACCCTTATACCAACAACAGCCCAATTACCTAATTATAAATTTGAATTTGGCGACCTTCAAAACTTTGAAAATCAATTAGATGAAATCATAAAAGAACAAAACTTAAATTTAGAACCTATATATACCACTGAAGAAAACCATTTAGGTGATTTCTTATTAGGTATTCTACCGTTTATCTTATTAATTGGCGTTTGGATTTTTATCATGCGTCGTATGTCTGGTGGTGCTGGTGGTGGTGCTGGAGGACAGATATTTAATATTGGAAAGTCTAAGGCAAAGCTTTTCGATCAAAATACTGAAGTTAAAACAACCTTTAAAGATGTAGCTGGTTTAGAAGGTGCTAAAGAAGAAGTACAAGAAATTGTAGATTTTCTTAAACATCCAGAAAAATACACCTCTTTAGGAGGGAAAATCCCTAAAGGCGCCCTACTTGTTGGCCCTCCAGGAACTGGAAAAACTTTATTAGCAAGAGCCGTTGCAGGGGAAGCCAAAGTACCTTTTTTCTCATTATCTGGTTCTGATTTTGTTGAAATGTTTGTTGGTGTTGGTGCCTCTAGAGTTCGCGATTTATTTAAACAAGCTAAAGAAAAATCACCATCAATTATTTTTATTGATGAAATAGACGCTATTGGTCGTGCTAGAGGAAAAAATGCTATGTCTGGAAGTAATGACGAGCGTGAAAATACGCTGAACCAATTATTAACAGAAATGGATGGTTTTGGCACCAATACTAACGTTATTGTATTAGCAGCTACCAACAGAGCCGATATTTTAGATAAAGCTCTAATGCGTGCTGGTCGTTTTGACAGACAAATTTATGTTGATTTACCTGATATTCGTGAGCGTAAAGAAATTTTTGAAGTTCATTTAAGACCTTTAAAAAAGGCTAAGGATTTAGATACCGAATTTTTATCAAAACAAACCCCAGGTTTTTCAGGGGCTGATATTGCAAATGTTTGTAATGAAGCCGCTTTAATTGCTGCAAGAAATAATAAAAAAGCAGTAGATAAACAAGATTTCCTTGACGCTGTTGATAGAATTATTGGTGGATTAGAAAAGAAAAACAAAATAATAACACCTAGTGAGAAAAAAGCTGTGGCATTCCATGAAGCTGGTCATGCCACAGTAAGTTGGATGCTTGAGCATGCTGCACCATTAGTAAAAGTTACCATTGTGCCTAGAGGCCGCTCTTTAGGAGCTGCTTGGTACTTACCTGAAGAACGCCTCATTGTTCGTCCAGAACAAATGCTTGATGAAATGTGTGCGGCTTTAGGAGGTCGTGCTGCTGAAAAAGTAATTTTTAATAAAATATCAACAGGTGCTCTTAGTGATTTAGAAAAAGTTACCAAACAAGCTAGAGCCATGGTTACCATTTATGGATTGAGTGATAAAATTGGAAACTTAACATATTATGATTCTGGACAAAGCGAATACGGTTTCACTAAACCCTATAGCGAGCAAACAGCGGAATTAATTGACAAAGAAATATCTGATATTATTGAAAATCAATACAAAAGAGCCGTTAAATTATTAGAAGACAATAAAGATAAACTTACTGAACTTGCAAATGTTCTTCTTGAAAAAGAAGTGATTTTTAAAGATAATCTTGAAAAAATATTTGGCGAGCGTGCTTTTAAAAAAGAAGAACAAATAGACATAAAAGTACCAAAAGAATAA
- the eno gene encoding phosphopyruvate hydratase has translation MSIIINVHARQILDSRGNPTVEVDVITENNVLGRAAVPSGASTGEHEAVELRDGGDSYMGKGVLKAVENVNTIIAQELVGVSVFEQGMIDQTMIDLDGTANKSKLGANAILGVSLAVAKAAANELGLPLYRYVGGVSANTLPVPMMNIINGGSHSDAPIAFQEFMIMPVKAKNFTHAMQMGTEIFHNLKKVLHDRGLSTAVGDEGGFAPNLAGGTEDALDSIKLAVEKAGYKFGDEVMVALDCASAEFYVDGKYDYTKFEGESGVVRTSQEQAEYLAELTTKYPIISIEDGMDENDWDGWKVLTEKIGDKVQLVGDDLFVTNVERLSRGIENNIANSILVKVNQIGSLTETIAAVNMAKNAGYTSVMSHRSGETEDNTIADLAVALNCGQIKTGSASRSDRMAKYNQLLRIEEELANTAYYPQEKAFKVK, from the coding sequence ATGAGTATAATTATCAATGTCCACGCAAGACAGATTTTGGATTCAAGAGGAAATCCAACAGTAGAAGTAGATGTAATAACAGAAAATAACGTTCTTGGACGAGCGGCAGTTCCTTCTGGAGCTTCAACCGGAGAGCACGAAGCTGTAGAATTACGTGATGGAGGAGATTCATATATGGGTAAAGGGGTTTTAAAAGCCGTAGAAAATGTAAATACTATTATAGCTCAAGAATTGGTAGGAGTTTCCGTTTTTGAACAAGGTATGATTGATCAAACAATGATTGACTTAGATGGTACAGCGAATAAATCAAAATTAGGTGCTAATGCTATTTTAGGAGTTTCTTTGGCTGTAGCAAAAGCAGCAGCAAATGAACTTGGTTTGCCATTATATCGTTATGTAGGAGGTGTTTCTGCAAACACACTTCCAGTTCCAATGATGAATATCATTAATGGTGGTTCTCATAGTGATGCGCCTATTGCATTTCAAGAGTTTATGATTATGCCTGTAAAAGCTAAAAACTTTACACATGCTATGCAAATGGGAACTGAAATTTTCCATAATCTTAAAAAAGTATTACACGATAGAGGTTTAAGTACTGCTGTTGGTGATGAGGGTGGTTTTGCTCCTAATTTAGCAGGTGGAACAGAAGATGCTCTTGATTCAATCAAATTAGCTGTAGAAAAAGCTGGTTATAAATTTGGTGATGAAGTTATGGTTGCATTAGATTGTGCTTCCGCAGAATTTTATGTAGATGGTAAATATGACTATACTAAATTTGAAGGTGAATCTGGTGTTGTAAGAACAAGCCAAGAGCAAGCAGAATACTTAGCAGAATTGACAACAAAATATCCAATCATTTCAATTGAAGATGGAATGGATGAAAACGATTGGGACGGATGGAAAGTATTAACTGAAAAAATTGGAGATAAAGTACAATTGGTTGGTGATGATTTATTTGTTACTAATGTAGAACGTTTATCTCGTGGTATTGAAAATAATATTGCAAATTCAATTCTTGTTAAAGTAAATCAAATTGGTTCATTAACAGAAACTATTGCTGCAGTAAATATGGCTAAAAACGCTGGATATACTTCTGTAATGTCTCACCGATCAGGAGAGACTGAAGATAATACCATTGCAGATTTAGCGGTGGCATTAAACTGTGGACAAATAAAAACAGGTTCAGCATCGCGTAGTGACCGTATGGCTAAGTACAACCAACTACTTCGTATAGAAGAAGAACTGGCTAATACCGCTTATTATCCACAAGAAAAAGCATTTAAAGTAAAATAG
- the rsfS gene encoding ribosome silencing factor yields MAKEKISTDQLISSIIGGIEDVKGEQINILDLRAIENTVCDYFIICEGTSNTQVNAIVNSVQKKVSKELKDHPWHVEGDNNAEWVLMDYVNVVVHVFQKHIREYYDIESLWGDAKTTIIETSY; encoded by the coding sequence ATGGCTAAAGAAAAAATAAGCACAGACCAACTAATATCATCCATAATAGGGGGCATAGAAGATGTTAAAGGAGAACAGATAAACATCCTAGATTTAAGAGCTATTGAAAATACGGTTTGTGACTACTTTATAATTTGTGAAGGTACTTCCAATACACAAGTAAATGCCATAGTCAATTCTGTACAAAAAAAAGTTAGTAAAGAACTTAAAGACCACCCTTGGCATGTTGAAGGTGATAACAATGCTGAATGGGTGTTAATGGACTATGTAAATGTGGTAGTACACGTGTTTCAAAAACACATTAGAGAATATTATGACATTGAAAGCCTTTGGGGAGATGCAAAAACAACAATAATTGAAACAAGCTACTAA
- a CDS encoding biotin--[acetyl-CoA-carboxylase] ligase produces MHIIKLNAIDSTNSYLKKLSSETSLRDYTVVITNNQTNGRGQMGAVWDSEGSKNLTFSVFKDVSNFYIDNPFFISIVVSLSILKALQSINIQKLSVKWPNDILSDNKKVCGILIENVIKQNNLQSSIIGVGLNVNQTTFNNLPSASSIKCITGIHYHLDEVLQSIIVHLKNYFSLLQNGHYEDLKQEYETYLFRKNKPSTFKGGDGNIFSGIIKNVSAAGHLQVLLEDDIVKAFDLKEITLLY; encoded by the coding sequence ATGCATATTATCAAACTTAATGCCATCGATTCAACAAATAGCTATTTAAAGAAGTTAAGTTCTGAAACAAGCCTTAGAGATTATACTGTGGTTATCACAAATAATCAAACAAATGGTAGAGGACAAATGGGAGCAGTATGGGATTCTGAAGGCTCTAAAAACCTTACATTTAGTGTGTTTAAAGATGTTTCTAATTTCTATATTGATAACCCATTTTTTATAAGTATAGTTGTTTCTTTATCCATATTAAAAGCATTGCAAAGCATTAATATTCAGAAATTAAGTGTTAAATGGCCTAACGACATTTTGTCAGATAATAAAAAAGTATGTGGTATATTAATCGAAAATGTCATAAAACAAAATAATTTACAATCCTCAATTATTGGAGTAGGTTTAAATGTGAATCAAACGACATTTAATAACTTACCTTCCGCATCATCAATAAAGTGTATAACAGGTATTCATTATCATTTAGATGAAGTTTTACAAAGTATTATAGTACATTTAAAAAACTACTTTTCTCTTTTGCAGAATGGCCATTATGAAGATTTAAAGCAGGAATATGAAACATATCTTTTTAGAAAGAATAAACCATCAACTTTTAAGGGGGGTGATGGTAATATATTTTCTGGAATTATTAAAAATGTTTCAGCAGCAGGGCATCTTCAAGTGTTATTAGAAGATGATATTGTGAAAGCTTTTGATTTAAAGGAAATAACCTTACTTTACTAA
- a CDS encoding dimethylarginine dimethylaminohydrolase family protein, whose amino-acid sequence MALELHIKNETAHLRAVVLGTAQSNGAIPDIKDCYDPKSIEHIKAGTYPVESDMIYELNTVASVLEKYAVTVYRPTILKDCNQIFSRDIAFVIEDKIIRANILPNRIREIEAIRHIWDQVAPKNRIILPKECHAEGGDIIVWNDYIFVGTYSGDDYSNYITARTNIDTVIALQELFPNKIVKGFDLRKSNTDPKENALHLDCCFQPIGKNKAIIHKNGFLIEQEYQWLIDFFGKKNVFEINKQEMYDMNCNVFSISEEVIISEKNFTRLNNWLRNQGFTVEEVPYAEIGKQEGLLRCSTMPLIRN is encoded by the coding sequence ATGGCACTGGAACTTCATATAAAAAATGAAACAGCACATTTAAGAGCTGTAGTTTTAGGAACTGCTCAAAGTAATGGTGCAATTCCTGATATTAAGGATTGTTACGACCCCAAGAGTATAGAGCACATTAAAGCAGGGACATACCCAGTAGAAAGTGATATGATTTATGAACTAAATACGGTGGCTTCCGTTTTAGAGAAATATGCTGTTACTGTGTATAGACCAACGATTTTAAAGGACTGTAATCAAATTTTTTCACGAGATATTGCCTTTGTAATAGAAGATAAAATTATAAGAGCTAATATCTTACCAAATCGGATCAGGGAAATTGAAGCTATACGACATATTTGGGATCAGGTAGCCCCCAAAAACAGAATTATTTTGCCTAAAGAATGCCATGCAGAAGGAGGAGATATTATTGTTTGGAACGATTATATTTTTGTTGGAACTTATTCAGGAGATGATTATTCCAATTATATTACAGCAAGAACAAATATAGATACTGTTATTGCTTTGCAAGAACTTTTTCCCAATAAAATTGTCAAAGGGTTTGATCTGAGAAAATCGAATACAGATCCTAAGGAAAATGCTCTGCATTTAGATTGTTGTTTTCAACCTATTGGTAAAAATAAAGCTATTATTCATAAAAATGGCTTTTTAATTGAGCAGGAATATCAATGGCTAATTGATTTTTTCGGGAAAAAAAATGTGTTTGAAATTAACAAACAGGAAATGTATGATATGAATTGTAATGTGTTTTCTATTTCTGAAGAGGTTATTATTTCTGAAAAAAACTTTACTAGATTAAATAATTGGTTGCGAAATCAAGGTTTTACTGTTGAAGAAGTACCTTATGCTGAAATTGGAAAACAAGAAGGCTTGCTACGTTGTAGTACCATGCCTTTAATTCGAAACTAA
- the rplQ gene encoding 50S ribosomal protein L17, producing the protein MRHGKKINHLGRQTAHRKAMLANMACSLIEHKRINTTVAKAKALKQFVEPMITKSKEDTTHNRRIVMSRLRQKEAVAELFRDVAAKVADRPGGYTRIIKLGNRLGDNADMAMIELVDYNEIYNADKAKKKTTRRSRRGGSKSAVAATTAAPVVEPKTSNEEEE; encoded by the coding sequence ATGAGACACGGAAAAAAAATTAACCACTTAGGTAGACAAACAGCACATAGAAAAGCAATGTTGGCTAATATGGCTTGTTCATTAATTGAGCATAAACGTATTAATACAACAGTAGCAAAAGCAAAAGCTTTAAAACAATTTGTTGAGCCAATGATTACTAAGTCTAAAGAAGATACAACACATAACAGACGTATAGTTATGTCTCGTCTTAGACAAAAAGAAGCTGTTGCTGAATTGTTTAGAGATGTAGCTGCTAAAGTTGCAGATAGACCAGGAGGTTATACAAGAATTATTAAACTAGGAAATCGTTTAGGTGATAATGCAGATATGGCTATGATTGAATTGGTAGATTACAATGAAATCTACAATGCAGATAAAGCTAAGAAGAAAACAACCAGAAGAAGTAGAAGAGGAGGTTCTAAATCTGCTGTAGCTGCTACAACAGCTGCACCAGTTGTTGAACCTAAAACATCTAACGAAGAGGAAGAATAA
- a CDS encoding citrate synthase, giving the protein MSKTANLEINGQKYEFPLVEGTENEVAIDITNLRSTTNGVITIDPGFKNTGSCESAITFLDGEKGILRYRGYSIEELAEKADFLEVAYLLIFGHLPTKEQNDKFHDDIKAQSIVDEDIKKIIEAFPKSAHPMGVISSLTSALTAFNPSSVNVNSEEDMYKSVVKILGKFPVLVAWTYRRKVGLPLDYGDNSLGYVENILKMMFSQPNACYVQSEILINALDKLLILHADHEQNCSTSTVRVVGSSHAGLFASISAGISALWGPLHGGANQAVLEMLESIKLDGGDTKKYMLKAKDKNDPFRLMGFGHRVYKNFDPRARIIKKAADEVLGNLGIQDPILDIAKGLEKEALEDSYFVDRKLYPNVDFYSGIIYRGMGIPTDMFTVMFALGRLPGWIAQWREMRLKKEPIGRPRQIYIGETERKFVPVENR; this is encoded by the coding sequence ATGTCAAAAACTGCCAACTTAGAAATTAATGGTCAAAAATATGAATTCCCTCTTGTAGAAGGAACAGAAAATGAAGTAGCAATAGATATTACCAATCTTAGAAGTACTACCAATGGAGTTATAACTATAGATCCAGGTTTTAAAAACACAGGATCTTGTGAAAGTGCTATTACATTCTTAGATGGAGAAAAAGGTATTTTAAGATATAGAGGATATTCCATTGAAGAATTGGCAGAAAAAGCAGATTTTTTAGAAGTTGCTTATCTTTTAATATTTGGACACCTTCCTACTAAAGAGCAAAATGATAAGTTTCATGACGACATAAAAGCTCAATCTATAGTAGATGAGGATATTAAAAAAATCATAGAAGCCTTTCCTAAGTCTGCACATCCAATGGGTGTCATTTCTTCGCTAACAAGTGCTTTAACAGCATTCAATCCCTCTTCAGTAAATGTAAATTCTGAGGAAGATATGTATAAATCTGTTGTTAAGATTTTAGGTAAATTCCCCGTTTTAGTAGCTTGGACTTATAGAAGAAAAGTTGGTTTACCTTTGGATTATGGAGACAATTCGTTAGGATATGTTGAAAATATCTTAAAAATGATGTTTAGCCAACCAAATGCTTGTTATGTACAAAGTGAAATATTAATAAATGCTTTAGATAAATTATTAATCCTTCATGCAGATCATGAGCAAAATTGTTCAACATCAACAGTTAGAGTTGTTGGCTCATCACATGCAGGTTTATTTGCCTCAATTTCTGCAGGGATTTCAGCTTTATGGGGGCCGCTTCATGGTGGTGCTAATCAAGCTGTTCTTGAAATGCTTGAATCTATAAAATTAGATGGCGGTGATACTAAAAAATACATGTTAAAGGCTAAAGATAAAAATGATCCTTTCCGTTTAATGGGCTTTGGTCACCGTGTTTATAAAAATTTTGATCCCCGTGCTAGAATTATTAAAAAAGCCGCGGATGAAGTATTAGGAAATTTAGGAATTCAAGATCCTATTTTAGATATTGCTAAAGGTCTGGAAAAAGAAGCTTTAGAAGATAGTTATTTCGTAGATAGAAAATTATATCCTAACGTTGATTTTTATTCAGGAATAATCTACAGAGGTATGGGTATTCCTACTGATATGTTTACAGTTATGTTTGCTTTAGGTCGCCTTCCAGGTTGGATTGCTCAATGGAGAGAAATGCGCTTGAAAAAAGAGCCTATCGGAAGACCAAGACAAATTTATATTGGAGAAACAGAGCGAAAGTTTGTTCCTGTTGAAAACAGATAA